GATAACCATAATGTGCGATCGCAACTTCATTAGAATCAAATATTTTCCATTGTTTCTCTTTTTCTTGTAAAGCAATGACAGAATCATCAATCAGGGCGTGATAAGGACGAGAAAAACTAATCTGGGGATGACGACGGAAAAGTCGAGAAAGAGAAGAATAAGGAGAAGAAACCGTGCCAATTTCATGGCGAATAAGATTAATAACTAAACAGTCATCTTTTTCCATCAAAGGGGTTATTTGAGAGATAATTTTTGGGTTAAAAACCTCATCCGCATCTAAAACTAAAACCCAATCTCCTGAAACATACTGTAAACCAAAATTTCTTGCTTGGGCAAAATCATCATTCCACTGATAATCATAAACTTTTGCTCCATAGTTAATCCCTATCTCTTTGGTATTATCGGTTGAACCAGTATCAACAATAATCATTTCCCCGACAATATCTTTAACGCTATCTAAGCATTTAGGAAGGTTATGAGCCTCATTTTTGACGATCATTGCCAAAGAAATATTACTATTGTGTACCATTTTTTCCTTGTTCAAAATAAATATAAATGTAAAGAATAGAATTTAACTGGTGAATAAATTAAAAAAGGTCGAAGGGCAAGAGGCAAAAGGCAAACCCCCCTTTATCCCCCCTTAAGAGGGGGGAGGGCAAAAGAGTTTAATTAACACGCTTCCCTAACACCTCTTTCTAAACTCCTAACCGCTAACGCTTTAATTTCTTAGCTTATTTTTTTCTAATAACTTAAATAATTGTTAAGTATAACAGTTCGTGACAAACTTTCTTTTGACAAGATTCCCTTAAAATCTATTCAATAAGTAATTACAAATACATAAAAGTAAAAATAATCATTGCTATGTCCAAAAAAATCGTTGAGAGTGAATATTATCGAGAACAAGAAGCAACCAGAGTCAGAATTTTAAGCGAAGCCTTACCCTATATTCAAAAATTTTCAGGACGTACTATTGTTGTGAAATATGGCGGTGCGGCGATGAAAGATGGTACTCTCAAGGAATATGTGATTCGAGATATTGTTTTTCTCGCTTCTGTGGGGGTTAATCCAGTAGTTGTACATGGTGGTGGACCAGAGATCAATACATGGTTAACAAAATTAAATATAGAACCTCAATTTAAAGATGGTTTAAGAGTTACGGATGCTACTACGATGGATGTTGTGGAAATGGTTTTGGTGGGTAGGGTGAATAAAGAGTTAGTGTCTATGATTAATCGGGCTGGAGGAAGTGCTGTTGGCATCTGTGGAAAAGATGGTAATTTAGTTAAAGCAAGATCAGTAGATCAAGAAAATGTTGGTTTTGTGGGAGAAGTTACTAATGTCGATATTAGTTTGGTAGATGCCCTTGTTAAAAGTGGATATGTGCCGATTATTTCTAGTGTGGCGGCAGATAATGAAGGACAAGCCCATAATATTAATGCGGATACTTTTGCTGGAGAAATAGCGGCGGCGTTGGGAGCAGAAAAATTAATTTTGTTGACCGATACCCCCGGCATTCTTAAAGATTATCATGATCACTCCACTCTCCTTTATAAATTAACGATTCAAGAAGCCCGTGATTTAATCGATAATGATATTGTTAGTGGTGGCATGATACCAAAAGTAAACTGTTGTGTGCGATCGCTCGCTCAGGGAGTAAAGGCGGCTCATATTATTGATGGACGTATTCCCCATGCGTTACTGTTGGAAATTTTTACGGATGATGGTATTGGTTCAATGATTGTACCCTAATTTTACTTAGTAGTTTTTAAGAATAAAAAATTAGCAATTAGTAATTACTAATTATCTTTGATAAAATGTTTTATTAAGATAAGTATTAATCAGAAAATGAGTTCAGCCAATTATATAATTATTTACGACGGAAACTGCAATTTGTGTGTCAATTTTACTAAATTATTAGAAAGATTCGATCGCGGTAAATTATTTCGATATATTCCCATGCAAAATACCGCAATTTTAGAAACCTTAAATATTACTCCCCAAGACTGTGAACAGGGGATGATATTGAAAAAAATCGAAGATAATAGTTTAATATGGCAAGGAAGCGAAGCCGCAGAAAAAATTATAGAATTATTACCTAATGGTCAATTATTTATTAACGCTTATCGTTCTATCCCTAATCTTAAATTCATAGGAGATAAAAGCTATCTAAAAATTAGAGATAATCGTTATCAATGGTTTGGTGGTAGGGAAAAAACTTATTATTCTCCCTATAATTTGAACTGCAAAAATAACTCGGATTGTTTAGTTAATTAATAGTTAATATTTTTCATTATTTGTCGTATTAATGAATAGTAAAAACCTAGAAATTTTTGTAAAAACTATTAATATAAATGATTATATTATTCTTAATAAAGAAAAACTTTTACCAGACTGGCAACAAGTACCTAAAACAATTATTTTCTTATTTTTTCGTTGTCAACATAGCCTAAATGGTAATAATTTAAAATCTGAAGAAATAGAAAAAGAAAGACTACTTTTAGAGTTCTACACATTAGGAAAAAAGTTTTATTATCATAGTCAAAATCAAAAAATATTATCCGAAGTAATTTGTCCAAAAACAGGTTTTCCCATCTATTCAAACAAAGGAAAAGAAATATTTATCACTCAGCAATTAGTCAAAAGATATTTGCCATCATTTAAGGTGAAAACAAAAGAATG
This is a stretch of genomic DNA from Cyanobacterium aponinum PCC 10605. It encodes these proteins:
- the argB gene encoding acetylglutamate kinase, translated to MSKKIVESEYYREQEATRVRILSEALPYIQKFSGRTIVVKYGGAAMKDGTLKEYVIRDIVFLASVGVNPVVVHGGGPEINTWLTKLNIEPQFKDGLRVTDATTMDVVEMVLVGRVNKELVSMINRAGGSAVGICGKDGNLVKARSVDQENVGFVGEVTNVDISLVDALVKSGYVPIISSVAADNEGQAHNINADTFAGEIAAALGAEKLILLTDTPGILKDYHDHSTLLYKLTIQEARDLIDNDIVSGGMIPKVNCCVRSLAQGVKAAHIIDGRIPHALLLEIFTDDGIGSMIVP
- a CDS encoding thiol-disulfide oxidoreductase DCC family protein → MSSANYIIIYDGNCNLCVNFTKLLERFDRGKLFRYIPMQNTAILETLNITPQDCEQGMILKKIEDNSLIWQGSEAAEKIIELLPNGQLFINAYRSIPNLKFIGDKSYLKIRDNRYQWFGGREKTYYSPYNLNCKNNSDCLVN